One window of the Ureibacillus sp. FSL W7-1570 genome contains the following:
- a CDS encoding succinate CoA transferase, protein MEKDLSQFIRNKAFLDKIVSAEEAASWIKDGMNLGMSGFTLFGEPKVFPKALSERGKTEKFKVNVYTGASLGPAADQAMAEADIVNLRVPYQANPVMRKKINSGEMYYIDQHLSHTAEEVRKGTLGKIDYAIIEAAAITEDGLIIPTGSVGNSPIFVEKAENVIIEVNIAAPRAYEGLHDIFIQKEQGERKDIPLYNASDRIGEIGIRVNPEKVKGVIISEEPDIPSPLFEPNEETQAIADHLIDFLNKEVEEGRLPISLAPLQSGVGSVANAVLKNMKDAQFRDVIVHSEVLQDGIFDLIDAGIVKFASGTAFSLSKKRVDSLAEDLEKYKDKIMFRPQEISNNPEVIRRLGVISFNTALEVDIYGNVNSTHVSGTHIMNGIGGSGDFARNARITIFVTPSLAKGGAISAIVPFVSHVDHTEHDVDVIITEQGYADLRGLPPVKRAEKIIEIAHPSYRPQLRAYFEEAKEKVGGQTPHILEKAFSFHQHYKEKGTMLFEEAEVK, encoded by the coding sequence ATGGAAAAAGACTTAAGCCAATTTATTAGAAACAAAGCATTTTTAGACAAAATCGTTTCTGCCGAGGAAGCGGCGTCTTGGATCAAAGATGGCATGAACCTTGGTATGAGCGGATTCACTCTTTTTGGTGAGCCAAAAGTGTTCCCAAAAGCACTTTCAGAGCGCGGTAAAACAGAAAAATTCAAAGTGAATGTGTATACAGGCGCGTCTTTGGGTCCAGCTGCTGACCAGGCAATGGCGGAAGCGGATATCGTAAACTTGCGCGTTCCATATCAGGCAAACCCTGTAATGCGTAAGAAAATCAATTCCGGCGAAATGTATTATATCGACCAACATTTATCTCATACAGCGGAAGAAGTGCGCAAAGGCACTTTAGGAAAAATCGATTACGCGATTATTGAAGCGGCAGCAATCACAGAGGATGGACTTATCATTCCGACAGGTTCTGTAGGTAACTCTCCGATTTTTGTCGAAAAAGCTGAAAACGTTATCATCGAAGTGAATATCGCTGCTCCTAGAGCGTATGAAGGTTTACATGACATTTTTATCCAAAAGGAACAAGGTGAACGTAAAGACATTCCACTTTACAATGCTTCCGACAGAATCGGTGAAATTGGAATTCGTGTAAATCCGGAAAAAGTAAAAGGTGTTATCATTTCTGAAGAGCCGGATATTCCTTCACCTCTATTCGAACCAAATGAAGAAACACAAGCGATTGCAGACCACTTGATCGACTTCTTGAACAAAGAAGTGGAAGAAGGAAGATTGCCAATTTCATTGGCTCCACTGCAATCAGGTGTAGGTTCTGTTGCCAATGCGGTTCTTAAAAACATGAAAGATGCGCAATTCAGAGATGTAATTGTGCACTCTGAAGTGTTGCAAGACGGTATCTTTGACTTGATTGATGCGGGTATCGTGAAATTCGCTTCCGGTACTGCGTTCTCACTTTCCAAAAAACGTGTTGATTCATTAGCGGAAGACTTGGAAAAATATAAAGATAAAATCATGTTCAGACCACAAGAGATTTCCAACAATCCAGAAGTGATCCGCCGTTTAGGGGTTATTTCCTTCAACACTGCGTTGGAAGTGGATATTTACGGTAACGTAAACTCTACTCATGTAAGTGGCACACATATTATGAACGGTATCGGCGGTTCTGGTGATTTTGCGCGTAATGCAAGAATTACTATTTTCGTAACGCCTTCTTTAGCAAAAGGCGGAGCAATTTCAGCAATTGTTCCATTCGTTTCTCATGTTGACCATACAGAACATGATGTGGACGTAATCATCACTGAACAAGGTTATGCGGATCTTCGTGGACTTCCTCCAGTGAAGAGAGCAGAAAAAATCATTGAAATTGCTCATCCATCATACAGACCTCAATTACGTGCGTACTTTGAAGAAGCGAAAGAAAAAGTGGGTGGTCAAACACCTCATATCTTAGAAAAAGCCTTCTCCTTCCATCAACATTACAAAGAAAAAGGTACAATGTTATTTGAAGAAGCAGAAGTAAAATAA
- the mdcH gene encoding malonate decarboxylase subunit epsilon, whose amino-acid sequence MKSAFLFPGQGSQYEGMLYDLPEDPAVKEILEESEEILNISIDSLHTKEALSSTKAVQQCLLIASVSALKVFEKNGLIPHFVAGHSVGAFGAAVASGVISFETALKLVTKRGELMEKAYDLGYGMAVVLGLDEYKLSEIVNELFDEKEPVYVSNRNAPTQITLSGSIKGLERVIEYVKANGATSAHLLNVSTPSHCPLFQQVSEELMKELDHCDLKNPKIPISSNINSRLLTTADAVKEDLAKSICYPVRWYDAVNLLYEMGAKCLIEMPPGNVLSKLAQQAFPPVQTLSVSMNGIDDCLYVMSNQ is encoded by the coding sequence TTGAAAAGTGCTTTTCTCTTTCCAGGGCAAGGTTCTCAATATGAAGGAATGCTCTATGATTTACCTGAAGATCCAGCCGTAAAAGAAATTTTAGAAGAAAGCGAAGAAATATTAAATATTTCCATTGATTCATTGCATACGAAAGAAGCTCTCTCTTCAACCAAGGCGGTGCAACAATGTTTATTAATTGCTTCTGTCAGTGCCTTGAAAGTGTTTGAAAAAAATGGGCTAATCCCTCATTTTGTTGCGGGCCATTCCGTAGGTGCATTTGGAGCAGCTGTAGCTTCCGGCGTTATTTCATTTGAAACGGCATTAAAGTTAGTCACCAAACGAGGAGAACTCATGGAAAAAGCCTATGATTTGGGGTACGGAATGGCTGTCGTATTAGGATTAGATGAATATAAACTATCCGAAATCGTTAACGAGTTATTCGATGAAAAAGAACCGGTATATGTCTCTAACCGAAATGCGCCAACTCAAATAACCCTGTCAGGCTCCATCAAAGGTTTAGAACGAGTCATCGAATATGTGAAAGCCAATGGCGCTACATCAGCTCATCTGCTAAATGTATCGACTCCTTCTCATTGTCCGTTGTTTCAACAGGTAAGTGAAGAGCTAATGAAGGAATTGGATCATTGCGACCTGAAAAATCCGAAAATTCCGATTTCAAGCAACATCAATTCAAGATTACTAACGACGGCTGATGCGGTAAAAGAAGACTTAGCAAAAAGTATTTGTTATCCGGTTCGATGGTATGATGCCGTCAACTTGCTATATGAGATGGGAGCAAAATGTTTGATCGAAATGCCGCCGGGGAATGTTTTATCGAAGTTGGCCCAACAAGCATTTCCTCCCGTTCAAACGCTGTCTGTCTCAATGAATGGAATAGATGATTGTTTATATGTCATGTCAAATCAATAA
- the madM gene encoding malonate transporter subunit MadM, giving the protein MLDLIKNVFANNGLITAFVVVGLTMWFAYFISDKFTKGRIHGSAIAIVIGLVLAYFGGVATGGSKGIADVSVLAGMGFLGGSMLRDFAIVATSFGANFDEIKKAGFRGVISLFIGVVLSFIVGVIFAFVFGYRDAVSITTIGAGTVTYIVGPVTGAALNAGSEVIAISIAAGLVKSVLVMIGTPFVARFIGLNNPTSAMVYGGLMGTTSGVTGGLAATDPKLVPYGAVTATFYTGLGCLLCPTLLFLITDTFL; this is encoded by the coding sequence ATGCTTGATTTAATCAAAAATGTATTTGCAAATAATGGATTGATTACCGCATTTGTTGTAGTCGGATTAACAATGTGGTTTGCTTATTTCATATCCGATAAATTCACAAAAGGCAGGATTCATGGCTCCGCTATTGCCATTGTGATTGGTTTGGTATTGGCCTACTTTGGCGGAGTAGCCACTGGCGGCTCGAAAGGAATTGCAGATGTAAGCGTTTTAGCAGGAATGGGCTTTTTAGGAGGCAGTATGTTAAGAGATTTCGCCATCGTTGCCACTTCCTTTGGTGCAAACTTTGATGAAATTAAAAAAGCCGGTTTTAGGGGCGTCATCTCCCTGTTTATCGGCGTCGTGTTGTCCTTTATTGTAGGGGTGATCTTCGCATTTGTGTTCGGCTACCGGGATGCGGTGAGCATTACAACCATCGGCGCCGGAACCGTTACGTATATTGTGGGTCCGGTGACAGGCGCCGCATTAAATGCGGGTTCAGAAGTGATTGCCATCAGTATTGCAGCCGGCTTAGTAAAATCCGTATTAGTGATGATCGGCACTCCATTTGTCGCCAGATTCATCGGTTTAAATAATCCAACGTCTGCCATGGTTTATGGCGGATTAATGGGGACAACTTCCGGCGTAACGGGCGGTTTGGCAGCAACTGATCCTAAGTTGGTTCCTTATGGCGCTGTTACAGCCACATTCTATACGGGTTTAGGCTGTCTATTGTGTCCTACTCTCCTATTTTTAATTACAGATACTTTCTTGTAA
- a CDS encoding PadR family transcriptional regulator encodes MDEKTPLTEGVYYILLALYEPRHGYGIMQYVSELSKGRVELGPGTVYGAIKSLVKRKWIQPLEEEGRKKEYVITEEGKQVVEAEIRRLAELYHNGLFITKGGQSE; translated from the coding sequence ATGGATGAAAAAACGCCTCTGACAGAAGGAGTCTATTATATACTTTTGGCCCTTTATGAACCACGGCATGGATACGGAATCATGCAATATGTTTCCGAACTGAGCAAAGGAAGGGTGGAACTTGGACCGGGCACCGTCTATGGAGCCATCAAATCCCTTGTGAAACGGAAATGGATCCAGCCATTGGAAGAGGAAGGACGGAAAAAGGAGTACGTCATTACGGAAGAAGGAAAGCAAGTAGTGGAAGCGGAAATCCGGCGGCTGGCGGAGCTGTATCATAACGGATTATTCATAACCAAAGGAGGGCAATCGGAATGA
- the mdcA gene encoding malonate decarboxylase subunit alpha: MVISSVEMERKSWTTRVEAKKKTIESVQGLVDGVIIPTERIVEVLERLIKPGDRVVLEGNNQKQASFLSKSLVQVDPKKVHDLHMIISSISRPEHLDIFEYGIARKIDFSYAGPQSLRIAQMIEDGKIELGDLHTYIELYGRLFVDLIPQVALVAADKADPYGNLYTGPNTEETPTLVEATAFRDGIVIVQVNEIVDELPRVDIPSSWVDFVVVADEPYELEPLFTRDPRHITDIQILQAMMIIRGIYEKHGVKSLNHGIGFNTAAVELLLPTYGESLGLKGKICTNWVLNPHPTLIPAIESGWVESVYCFGGELGMEKYIEARRDIFFTGKDGSLRSNRTLAQLAGQYAVDLFIGSTLQMDALGNSSTVTRGRVAGYGGAPNMGHNPGGRRHATDAWYNLKTSDDPLARGKKLVVQVAETFQEANKPVFVESLDAIHVKDQAKLRVAPVMIYGEDVTHIVTEEGIAYLYKSDSMAERREMIAAIAGVTPIGMEHNPKSTEKLREKGLIAMPEDLGIRRSDAKRSLLAAKNIDELVQWSGGLYNPPARFRSW, translated from the coding sequence ATGGTGATTTCAAGTGTGGAAATGGAAAGGAAATCTTGGACTACAAGAGTCGAAGCGAAAAAGAAAACGATCGAAAGTGTCCAAGGTCTTGTTGACGGAGTGATTATTCCGACCGAGCGCATAGTAGAAGTTTTGGAGCGCTTAATCAAACCTGGCGATCGGGTGGTACTGGAAGGGAATAACCAAAAGCAAGCTTCGTTTTTATCTAAATCTTTAGTGCAAGTGGATCCGAAAAAAGTTCACGATTTGCACATGATTATTTCAAGCATTTCAAGACCGGAACATTTAGATATATTTGAATATGGAATTGCCAGAAAAATAGATTTTTCTTATGCGGGTCCACAAAGTCTCCGCATCGCTCAAATGATAGAAGACGGAAAAATAGAATTAGGCGACTTGCATACGTATATCGAGCTGTATGGGCGATTGTTTGTAGACTTAATTCCGCAAGTGGCCCTCGTTGCGGCAGATAAGGCGGATCCATACGGAAATCTTTATACCGGCCCAAATACAGAAGAAACGCCGACATTGGTAGAGGCTACTGCGTTCCGAGACGGCATTGTCATTGTGCAAGTAAACGAAATTGTCGATGAGCTGCCTCGTGTTGATATTCCAAGTTCATGGGTGGATTTTGTGGTTGTGGCAGATGAGCCATATGAGCTGGAACCGTTATTTACGAGAGACCCGAGACACATTACAGATATTCAAATTTTACAAGCAATGATGATTATTCGCGGCATTTACGAAAAGCATGGGGTTAAATCGTTAAACCATGGTATCGGCTTTAATACAGCCGCTGTGGAATTGCTGTTGCCAACGTACGGTGAATCATTAGGGTTAAAAGGAAAAATCTGTACAAACTGGGTTTTGAATCCCCACCCAACACTGATTCCAGCAATTGAGTCTGGATGGGTAGAGAGCGTCTATTGTTTCGGCGGCGAGTTAGGGATGGAAAAGTATATTGAAGCAAGAAGAGACATTTTCTTCACAGGAAAAGATGGCAGTCTTCGCTCAAACCGAACTTTAGCCCAACTAGCTGGCCAATATGCAGTGGATTTATTTATTGGCTCCACTTTGCAAATGGATGCTTTAGGAAATTCATCCACTGTAACGAGAGGGCGAGTGGCCGGCTATGGTGGAGCACCGAATATGGGGCATAACCCTGGTGGACGAAGACACGCAACAGATGCTTGGTATAATCTCAAAACTTCTGATGATCCGCTGGCAAGAGGCAAAAAGTTAGTCGTGCAAGTGGCTGAAACATTTCAAGAAGCAAACAAGCCAGTATTTGTTGAATCTCTTGATGCTATTCATGTTAAAGATCAGGCAAAGCTACGAGTGGCGCCAGTGATGATTTATGGAGAAGACGTAACACATATTGTGACGGAGGAAGGAATTGCTTACCTTTACAAATCAGATAGTATGGCTGAAAGACGAGAAATGATTGCGGCGATTGCAGGGGTAACACCGATTGGTATGGAGCATAATCCGAAATCAACTGAAAAATTGCGAGAGAAAGGGCTTATTGCAATGCCTGAAGACTTAGGAATTCGCCGTTCTGATGCCAAACGTTCATTGCTTGCCGCTAAAAATATTGATGAACTCGTGCAATGGTCAGGAGGATTGTACAACCCACCAGCCAGATTCCGCAGTTGGTAA
- a CDS encoding HD-GYP domain-containing protein, translated as MKQELYCVFCKLMRELGEKDPLIFHHSNRVTKIAVFFAKELGLSKNERKKLEVGALLHDIGKIKIDGDILNKNGKLTDEEYEQIKKHPLYGFEILENNGLSDEISQLALFHHERWDGKGYPYGLAKEEIPFLSRLLGLADTFEAMTGLRPYRKPFTWKEAYEEIERNTGTQFDPTLAKEFLRWMEKKDFESTVQSVFVR; from the coding sequence ATGAAACAGGAACTATATTGTGTGTTTTGCAAATTGATGAGAGAACTGGGTGAAAAGGATCCGCTGATATTTCATCATTCGAATAGAGTGACAAAAATCGCAGTGTTTTTTGCAAAGGAACTGGGTTTGTCAAAAAATGAGAGAAAAAAGTTGGAAGTTGGCGCTTTGCTGCATGATATCGGCAAAATAAAAATCGATGGTGATATTTTAAATAAAAATGGAAAATTGACAGATGAAGAATATGAACAGATCAAAAAACATCCTTTGTATGGATTTGAGATTTTGGAGAATAATGGATTATCCGATGAGATATCCCAACTGGCCTTATTCCATCATGAACGTTGGGATGGAAAGGGATATCCGTATGGTTTGGCAAAGGAAGAAATTCCTTTTCTTTCCCGGTTATTGGGCTTGGCGGATACATTTGAAGCCATGACCGGATTAAGGCCATACCGTAAACCGTTCACATGGAAGGAAGCATACGAAGAAATCGAAAGAAATACCGGAACCCAATTTGATCCGACATTGGCGAAGGAATTTTTAAGATGGATGGAAAAGAAAGATTTTGAGAGCACGGTTCAATCCGTTTTTGTCAGATAG
- a CDS encoding malonate decarboxylase subunit delta yields the protein MEKFTYSFPATKKITNRAHVGVVGSGDLEVLVEPTDDNQAVFEIRTGITGFQDTWKKVIERFVSLNDVSARITINDFGATPGIVSLRLAQAVEVSGNGKGYDE from the coding sequence GTGGAGAAGTTCACATATTCGTTTCCAGCAACAAAGAAAATTACAAATCGAGCCCATGTTGGCGTTGTCGGATCAGGTGATTTGGAAGTGCTTGTGGAACCGACTGATGATAATCAAGCAGTATTTGAAATTCGTACGGGGATTACGGGCTTCCAAGATACGTGGAAAAAAGTCATCGAGCGTTTTGTCAGCCTAAATGATGTTTCAGCCCGCATTACGATTAACGATTTCGGGGCAACGCCGGGAATCGTTTCCCTTCGTTTGGCACAAGCAGTGGAGGTGAGTGGAAATGGTAAAGGTTATGACGAATAG
- a CDS encoding YfiT family bacillithiol transferase, whose amino-acid sequence MDVRYPIGELKVPEKVTLEQVQKWLKDIETFPIRLRETVGVLNEEELNKTYREGSWTVRQLVHHIADAQVHMYIRLKLALTDDNPDVAVFDENIWAVLPDTDLSVESSIKIIEGLNERIVSLGKSLTEEQINRTYNHPINGKTAVGAEFAKLYWHEEHHLTHIRIALS is encoded by the coding sequence GTGGATGTACGATACCCGATTGGGGAATTGAAAGTTCCTGAAAAAGTGACTCTGGAACAGGTACAGAAATGGTTAAAGGACATTGAAACATTTCCGATTCGCTTGAGAGAAACGGTGGGCGTATTGAATGAGGAAGAATTGAATAAAACGTATCGCGAAGGTTCTTGGACTGTCCGCCAGCTAGTCCACCATATTGCGGATGCCCAAGTGCACATGTACATACGTTTGAAGCTGGCACTGACGGATGACAATCCCGATGTGGCGGTATTCGATGAAAATATTTGGGCAGTCTTGCCGGATACGGATCTTTCGGTGGAAAGTTCCATAAAAATCATCGAAGGATTGAATGAGCGGATTGTTTCATTGGGAAAAAGCCTGACGGAGGAACAAATCAACCGTACTTATAACCATCCAATCAACGGAAAAACGGCCGTGGGAGCTGAATTTGCGAAATTATATTGGCATGAGGAACATCATTTGACCCATATCAGAATAGCATTGTCATAA
- a CDS encoding triphosphoribosyl-dephospho-CoA synthase, whose translation MIDVYQLSSTLAELAVASLIEEVSLTPKPGLVDRNDQGSHDDLTYQLMIESAQSLRETFYQMAFESYGEKPSQYLRERIGEIGRQGEMRMFQVTKGVNTHKGAIWSLGLITAAAAIHFGACDEETLCFTAGEIAHYEDRFIPFQRTNGMKVIQKYGVLGAKAEAQLGFPHIRHYSLPEFKSSVQRYNYEIAKFRALLALMANLDDTCLLHRGGMEGLTFAKRYAKKVLKNGNLEELEDMNEQFVKRHLSPGGSADLLAATIYIYKICQTQYAHQMAVVTTS comes from the coding sequence GTGATTGACGTATACCAATTATCATCCACATTAGCTGAATTGGCAGTAGCCTCACTCATTGAGGAAGTCTCGCTAACTCCTAAACCCGGGCTTGTGGACCGAAATGACCAAGGTTCACATGATGATTTGACGTATCAACTGATGATTGAATCAGCGCAAAGTTTACGAGAAACCTTTTATCAAATGGCTTTTGAGTCGTATGGTGAAAAGCCTTCTCAATATTTGCGGGAAAGAATCGGTGAGATTGGCCGGCAAGGCGAAATGAGGATGTTTCAAGTGACAAAGGGCGTCAACACCCATAAAGGAGCCATTTGGTCCCTTGGATTAATAACAGCCGCGGCAGCCATCCATTTTGGAGCGTGCGATGAAGAGACCCTTTGTTTTACTGCGGGTGAAATTGCGCATTACGAAGATCGTTTTATTCCCTTTCAACGGACAAATGGCATGAAGGTGATTCAAAAATATGGAGTTTTGGGTGCGAAGGCGGAGGCACAATTGGGTTTTCCCCACATTCGCCATTACAGTTTGCCGGAATTCAAGTCATCGGTACAACGTTATAATTATGAGATTGCAAAGTTTCGCGCGTTACTGGCGCTCATGGCAAATTTAGATGATACGTGCCTATTGCACCGCGGCGGCATGGAAGGATTAACATTTGCCAAACGGTACGCAAAGAAGGTTCTGAAAAATGGGAATTTAGAAGAACTGGAAGACATGAATGAGCAATTTGTGAAGCGGCATTTATCGCCGGGAGGGAGCGCTGATTTACTGGCCGCCACCATTTATATCTATAAAATTTGTCAAACGCAATATGCACATCAAATGGCAGTTGTCACAACCAGCTAA
- a CDS encoding GntR family transcriptional regulator has translation MEFFINYPSDNALSRMVAEKIIEQILKGELKPGDKIVESTYAELFNISRSPVREAIYLLTTEGLIERIPRKGAFVKGYTLSEIQDLLDIRNNIELLSAKKIRDPHKKQDLLKELKLILDEMDDCCNRLQYVYLNYAYHYTLIKFSESSVLEEVYSKISLPLIRIQSIHFSLTEAVENSKTEHRKMYEFLKENRVEEFISLLRKHTEDVITNVSKILF, from the coding sequence ATGGAATTTTTTATTAATTATCCATCAGATAACGCTTTATCAAGAATGGTTGCGGAAAAAATCATCGAGCAAATATTAAAAGGGGAATTAAAACCGGGGGATAAAATTGTTGAAAGCACTTATGCCGAATTGTTCAACATCAGCCGCTCTCCAGTTAGAGAAGCGATTTATTTGCTCACTACAGAAGGATTAATAGAAAGAATTCCAAGAAAAGGTGCTTTTGTCAAAGGTTATACACTATCCGAAATTCAAGATTTATTAGATATTCGAAATAATATCGAGCTATTATCAGCGAAAAAAATTCGAGATCCACATAAAAAACAAGATTTATTAAAAGAATTGAAGCTTATTTTGGATGAAATGGATGACTGTTGCAACCGACTGCAATACGTATATCTTAACTACGCATATCACTATACGCTCATCAAATTTAGCGAAAGTTCCGTATTAGAAGAAGTGTATAGTAAAATCAGCCTTCCTCTTATTCGAATTCAAAGCATTCACTTTTCATTAACGGAAGCGGTAGAAAACTCGAAAACAGAGCATCGAAAAATGTATGAGTTTTTAAAAGAAAATAGAGTAGAAGAATTTATTTCACTGCTTCGCAAACATACGGAAGATGTGATTACAAATGTTAGTAAAATTTTATTCTAG
- a CDS encoding NUDIX domain-containing protein has translation MEYYKFLRQYVGTKPLILPGSVVIIGNGKGEVLLQKRPEGRWGLPGGLMELGESFEEVAEREVREEIGLEIRNLQLLHVFSGKEFYTKAPNGDEFYSVTAVFYTEEFGGTLQFQHAETLEVRFFHRDRLPENMVGSHRMFIERLGSL, from the coding sequence ATGGAGTATTATAAGTTTTTGAGACAATATGTAGGGACAAAACCATTGATTTTGCCGGGTTCAGTGGTGATCATCGGCAATGGAAAGGGAGAAGTGCTTTTGCAAAAACGCCCTGAAGGAAGATGGGGGCTGCCAGGAGGATTGATGGAGCTTGGGGAAAGCTTTGAAGAAGTGGCTGAGCGGGAAGTGCGGGAAGAAATTGGCCTCGAGATCCGAAATTTGCAACTCCTGCACGTCTTTTCAGGAAAAGAATTTTATACAAAAGCCCCAAACGGAGATGAATTTTACAGTGTAACCGCCGTGTTTTACACCGAGGAATTCGGAGGAACCCTTCAATTTCAGCACGCTGAAACCCTCGAAGTCCGTTTTTTCCATAGGGACCGTCTGCCGGAGAATATGGTGGGAAGTCATCGTATGTTTATTGAGCGACTCGGGAGTTTATAG
- the madL gene encoding malonate transporter subunit MadL: MVIYGVAILAGCFLVGSIVGEFIGALMGVDSNVGGVGIAMLLLIIIVDKLIKTGKISKPSLEGLSFWNQMYIPVVIAMAASQNVLGALTGGPLAIIAGIGVVVISWACVPLLSGKKHSESTFHEAIVRGETDA; encoded by the coding sequence TTGGTTATTTATGGTGTTGCCATTTTGGCTGGGTGTTTTTTGGTTGGTTCAATTGTCGGTGAATTCATTGGGGCATTGATGGGAGTCGATTCAAATGTTGGTGGCGTAGGAATTGCCATGCTGCTTTTAATCATTATTGTCGATAAGTTGATCAAAACCGGGAAAATTTCTAAACCTTCATTAGAAGGCTTAAGTTTTTGGAATCAGATGTATATTCCGGTTGTCATTGCGATGGCAGCCAGCCAAAACGTATTGGGCGCTTTAACAGGCGGTCCATTAGCCATTATTGCGGGGATCGGCGTTGTTGTAATTAGTTGGGCATGCGTTCCCCTGCTCAGCGGAAAAAAACATTCTGAATCAACTTTTCATGAAGCCATCGTGAGGGGGGAAACGGATGCTTGA
- a CDS encoding tetratricopeptide repeat protein, with the protein MNLNQKAIEYYERNAYGKAMDLFHEALNQYRDVQALNNLAWMYLYEEEDVDQAFELIQEAVALNPASRFPYNILGEIHIKRENWKEAKEALEKSISIQPSSEARINLAAVYYQLGEIEPAAKYYLQASEHPDISEEDADLSIYCYIKCLIDLGKFQDAKEALDCFFRNKKSESSIGEIEIADLYIEINNYNGAIYWFEKGCNDSLSSPYWISRFAYALYKMNRLSRLDEVIKEAIATTNKRIEEVLQEETDEYWTENDRKELIETCREEIDYYGQLKEKLVSGYIPKFLFAAYFTGGCYLFGCKQHGHPEYKKI; encoded by the coding sequence TTGAATCTGAATCAAAAAGCGATTGAATATTATGAACGAAATGCATACGGGAAAGCGATGGACCTGTTCCATGAGGCATTAAATCAATATAGAGATGTGCAAGCATTGAATAATCTTGCATGGATGTATCTTTATGAAGAAGAGGACGTTGATCAAGCCTTTGAACTGATTCAAGAAGCGGTTGCATTGAATCCCGCGTCTCGTTTCCCTTATAACATTTTGGGGGAAATCCATATTAAACGGGAAAATTGGAAAGAAGCAAAAGAGGCATTGGAGAAGTCCATATCGATTCAACCTTCCAGTGAAGCGCGAATCAATTTGGCGGCGGTTTATTATCAACTGGGTGAAATAGAACCTGCTGCGAAATATTATTTGCAGGCATCAGAACATCCGGATATTTCAGAAGAAGATGCCGACCTTTCAATATATTGCTATATAAAATGTTTGATCGATTTGGGAAAATTCCAAGATGCAAAAGAAGCATTGGATTGTTTTTTCCGGAACAAAAAATCGGAGAGTTCTATAGGAGAAATTGAAATTGCCGATTTATATATTGAGATAAATAATTACAATGGAGCGATTTATTGGTTTGAAAAAGGATGCAATGATAGCTTGAGCAGTCCTTATTGGATCAGCAGATTCGCTTATGCTTTGTATAAGATGAACCGTTTATCCCGGCTGGATGAAGTGATCAAAGAGGCAATTGCAACAACAAACAAAAGAATAGAAGAAGTGTTGCAAGAGGAAACGGATGAATACTGGACGGAGAATGATCGGAAAGAGTTGATAGAAACCTGCAGGGAAGAAATCGATTATTATGGACAATTGAAAGAGAAGTTGGTTTCGGGGTATATTCCGAAATTCCTGTTTGCCGCTTATTTTACCGGCGGGTGCTATTTGTTTGGATGCAAGCAACATGGGCATCCTGAATACAAAAAAATATAA
- a CDS encoding DUF2812 domain-containing protein: MRKVKYRFFLDYEKEEKWINEMAKEGWHLEKFTTGRFVFTKGEPGTFIYRNEFLGNLSKKEKAEYFEFLQDSGATIVHEFFGWIYVKKPASEGTFELYTDASSKITYLNRILNTFLVLFLANIAGAGTNFTLLGQSDTGVMHGVVAFFNLFVAVLLSIPMMKINKNKKKLQEL, from the coding sequence ATGAGAAAGGTGAAATATCGTTTTTTTCTGGACTATGAAAAAGAAGAAAAATGGATCAATGAAATGGCAAAAGAAGGATGGCACCTTGAGAAATTTACAACCGGACGTTTTGTATTTACAAAGGGCGAGCCTGGCACATTTATTTACCGTAATGAGTTTTTGGGGAACTTATCGAAGAAAGAGAAAGCGGAATATTTTGAGTTCCTTCAGGACAGCGGCGCGACGATTGTGCATGAATTCTTTGGCTGGATCTATGTGAAAAAGCCGGCAAGTGAAGGAACGTTTGAACTGTATACGGATGCAAGCTCCAAAATAACCTATCTTAATCGCATCTTAAATACGTTTCTTGTTCTTTTTTTGGCCAACATTGCCGGTGCAGGGACGAATTTCACGTTGTTGGGGCAATCGGACACAGGGGTTATGCATGGAGTGGTTGCCTTCTTCAATTTGTTTGTGGCGGTGCTTTTATCCATTCCGATGATGAAAATCAACAAGAATAAAAAGAAATTGCAGGAACTTTGA